From one Humulus lupulus chromosome 8, drHumLupu1.1, whole genome shotgun sequence genomic stretch:
- the LOC133794359 gene encoding ABC transporter G family member 29-like codes for MTLLLGPPSSGKTTLLLALAGQLDSSLKVQGQVSYNGYKFDEFVPRKTSAYISQNDVHLGDLTVKETLDYSTRFQGIGHRFDMLSELTRKEKNAGLLPEAEVDLFMKATAVEGAKSSIITDYTLKLLGLDICKDTLVGDEMKRGVSGGQRKRVTTGEMIVGPSRTLFMDEISTGLDSSTTFQIVKCLQHIVHLTEATILMSLLQPDPETFDLFDDIILLSEGQIVYQGPRDHVLEFFESCGFKCPERKGTADYLQEVTSRKDQEQYWSQMDKPYRYISVTEFANRFKAFHVGLQLENELLIPYNKSQSHEAALAFSKYSVPKMQLLKASIDREWLLIKRTMPVYIFKTVQIIVVAIIASTVFLKSTLEISYDDGSLYIGAIIFAMIVNMFNGFAELSMAIMRLPVFYKQRDLLFYPAWAFTIPNFLLRVPISVFESLAWTAVTYYAIGYAPEASRFAKQLLVVFLIQQMAAGLFRFMAGVCRTMIIAHTGGALSLLIVFLLGGFILPKARIPAWWSWGHWVSPLSYGFKALTVNEMLSPRWMNKLASGNITELGVAVLENFDVPRQQYWYWIGVAALLGFTILFNVLFTFSLMYLNAFGKPQAIISEDDANKEANQVKSQTMKISYFYDNVSGEMRLLDGKRGMVLPFKPLSMSFDSINYYVDMPPEMKQQGVTENKLQLLREVTGTFRPGVLTALMGVSGAGKTTLMDVLAGRKTGGYIEGDIRISGFLKKQETFARISGYCEQTDIHSPQVTVKESLIYSAFLRLPQEVNDKEKLAFVEEVIELVELNNLKNAIVGLPGITGLSTEQRKRLTIAVELVANPSIIFMDEPTSGLDARAAAIVMRTVRNTVDTGRTVVCTIHQPSIDIFEAFDELLLMKRGGQVIYSGPLGQNSQKVVEYFQEIPGLIKIRDKQNPAAWMLEVSSEAAEVRLGIDFAEHFKSSSLYQQTKSIVKDLSSPAEGAIDLHFPTQYSQSTWGQFKSCLWKQWWTYWRSPDYNLVRYFFTFVAALVLGSIFWQVGTKRENTTDLTMMIGAMYVAVLFVGINNCSTVQPVVAIERTVFYRERAAGMYSALPYALAQVIVEIPYIFVQTTYYSVIVYAMVSFQWSLPKFFWFFFISFFSFLYFTYYGMMTVSITPNHEVAAIFASAFYALFTLFSGFFIPKPRIPKWWRWYYYICPLAWTVYGLIVTQYGDIEESIKVEGTTPDPTIKWYVENHFGYDPNFMGPTAAILVAFGVFFALMFALCITKLNFQNR; via the exons ATGACCCTTTTGTTAGGTCCTCCATCATCAGGGAAGACCACCCTTCTGTTGGCTCTAGCAGGACAGTTGGACTCAAGTCTAAAA GTTCAAGGACAAGTGAGTTACAATGGTTATAAGTTTGATGAGTTTGTGCCTCGGAAAACTTCAGCCTACATTAGCCAAAATGATGTTCATCTAGGAGACCTAACTGTCAAAGAAACTCTTGATTACTCGACAAGATTCCAAGGAATCGGTCATCGCTTTG ACATGTTAAGTGAGCTTACTAGGAAAGAGAAAAATGCTGGACTCTTACCAGAGGCAGAAGTAGATCTTTTCATGAAG GCAACAGCAGTAGAGGGAGCTAAGAGCAGTATAATAACTGACTACACTCTCAAG CTGTTGGGACTCGATATATGCAAGGACACATTGGTTGGGGATGAAATGAAGAGAGGAGTTTCGGGTGGACAAAGGAAGAGAGTGACTACAG GGGAGATGATTGTTGGACCTTCAAGAACTCTTTTCATGGATGAGATTTCAACTGGTTTAGATAGCTCCACAACATTTCAAATAGTCAAGTGTTTGCAACACATTGTCCACCTCACTGAGGCCACCATTTTAATGTCCCTCTTGCAGCCGGATCCCGAGACTTTTGATCTTTTCGACGACATCATTCTCCTGTCTGAGGGTCAGATCGTCTACCAAGGCCCCAGAGATCACGTACTTGAGTTTTTTGAGAGCTGCGGATTCAAATGCCCTGAAAGAAAAGGCACTGCCGATTACCTTCAAGAG GTTACATCAAGGAAAGATCAAGAGCAGTACTGGTCACAAATGGACAAGCCTTATAGATATATATCAGTCACAGAATTTGCAAACAGGTTTAAGGCATTTCATGTTGGTCTCCAACTTGAGAACGAGCTGTTAATCCCCTACAATAAGTCACAGAGCCATGAAGCTGCACTTGCATTCTCAAAATACTCAGTTCCCAAAATGCAGCTTCTCAAGGCCTCCATAGACAGGGAATGGCTCCTGATCAAGCGGACCATGCCTGTTTACATCTTCAAAACTGTTCAAATCATCGTTGTCGCCATCATTGCCTCGACAGTGTTCTTAAAGTCCACACTAGAAATCTCATACGACGATGGCTCCCTATACATTGGCGCAATAATATTCGCCATGATAGTCAACATGTTTAATGGCTTTGCTGAGCTCTCCATGGCCATCATGAGACTGCCTGTGTTTTACAAGCAGAGGGATCTCCTCTTTTATCCTGCTTGGGCCTTCACCATACCAAATTTCCTACTCCGAGTTCCCATTTCAGTATTCGAGTCTTTGGCTTGGACGGCAGTGACATATTACGCCATAGGCTACGCACCAGAAGCCAGCAG GTTTGCCAAGCAGTTATTGGTTGTTTTTCTGATACAGCAAATGGCTGCTGGGCTATTTAGGTTCATGGCTGGAGTGTGCAGAACCATGATCATTGCTCACACAGGGGGTGCACTTTCTCTGCTGATCGTGTTTTTACTCGGGGGTTTCATCCTTCCAAAAG CACGAATTCCTGCGTGGTGGTCATGGGGACACTGGGTTTCACCTCTCTCGTACGGCTTCAAAGCCTTAACTGTTAATGAGATGCTTTCTCCAAGATGGATGAATAAACTG GCATCAGGGAACATTACAGAGTTGGGTGTAGCAGTACTAGAGAATTTTGATGTCCCTCGTCAGCAATACTGGTATTGGATTGGTGTTGCTGCTCTTTTGGGGTTTACCATTCTCTTCAATGTTTTGTTTACCTTTTCACTCATGTACCTCAATG CATTTGGGAAACCACAAGCAATCATATCCGAAGATGATGCCAATAAGGAAGCCAACCAAGTGAAATCTCAAACGA TGAAAATAAGTTATTTTTATGATAATGTTTCAGGAGAAATGCGACTCCTAGATGGAAAAAGAGGAATGGTTCTTCCATTTAAACCTTTATCAATGTCATTTGACAGCATAAACTACTATGTGGATATGCCCCCA GAAATGAAGCAGCAAGGTGTGACAGAGAACAAGCTACAGTTGCTGAGAGAAGTAACTGGAACATTTAGACCTGGAGTCTTGACTGCTTTAATGGGAGTCAGTGGAGCAGGGAAGACAACACTCATGGATGTTCTAGCAGGAAGAAAAACCGGAGGTTACATTGAAGGAGATATAAGAATCTCAGGCTTTCTTAAGAAACAAGAAACTTTTGCAAGAATTTCTGGTTACTGTGAGCAAACTGATATTCACTCCCCACAAGTGACAGTCAAAGAGTCCTTAATCTACTCTGCCTTCCTAAGACTCCCTCAAGAAGTCAATGACAAGGAAAAACTG GCGTTTGTGGAAGAAGTGATTGAACTTGTAGAGCTTAACAATCTCAAGAATGCCATAGTTGGGCTTCCAGGAATCACTGGCTTGTCCACTGAACAAAGGAAGAGACTAACAATAGCAGTGGAGCTTGTAGCTAATCCTTCAATCATTTTCATGGATGAGCCAACTTCAGGCTTGGATGCTAGAGCAGCCGCCATTGTAATGAGGACAGTGAGAAATACTGTGGACACAGGCAGAACCGTTGTCTGCACCATTCATCAGCCTAGCATTGATATCTTTGAAGCCTTTGATGAGCTCCTACTTATGAAGAGAGGAGGACAAGTCATCTACTCAGGTCCATTAGGCCAGAATTCTCAAAAAGTTGTTGAATATTTTCAA GAAATTCCGGGACTGATTAAAATCAGAGACAAACAAAACCCAGCAGCCTGGATGCTTGAAGTAAGCTCAGAAGCAGCTGAAGTTCGGCTTGGGATTGATTTTGCTGAGCACTTCAAGTCATCATCTTTGTACCA GCAAACCAAGAGTATAGTCAAAGACTTGAGTtctccagctgaaggagctataGATCTCCATTTCCCAACTCAGTACTCTCAGTCCACATGGGGTCAGTTCAAATCCTGCTTATGGAAGCAATGGTGGACTTACTGGAGGAGCCCTGACTATAACTTGGTTCGGTACTTTTTCACCTTTGTTGCTGCTCTAGTGCTTGGTTCAATCTTCTGGCAAGTTGGAACCAAAAG GGAGAACACGACAGATCTGACCATGATGATTGGAGCCATGTATGTAGCCGTGTTGTTTGTTGGAATCAATAATTGCTCAACTGTGCAGCCCGTTGTGGCCATTGAAAGAACAGTTTTCTACCGAGAAAGAGCTGCTGGGATGTATTCAGCTCTCCCCTATGCCCTGGCGCAG GTGATTGTTGAGATACCATACATATTTGTTCAAACTACATATTATTCTGTTATAGTATATGCAATGGTGAGCTTCCAATGGTCACTACCAAAGTTCTTTtggttcttcttcatctctttcttctccttcctctaCTTCACCTACTATGGAATGATGACCGTCTCAATCACACCAAATCATGAAGTCGCCGCCATTTTTGCATCAGCATTTTATGCACTTTTCACTCTATTTTCAGGGTTCTTCATACCCAAACCA AGAATTCCTAAGTGGTGGAGATGGTATTACTACATTTGTCCCTTGGCGTGGACAGTTTATGGGCTGATTGTGACTCAATATGGGGACATAGAAGAGAGTATAAAGGTAGAAGGGACCACACCCGACCCGACCATCAAATGGTACGTTGAAAATCATTTTGGGTATGACCCGAATTTCATGGGGCCCACTGCGGCCATTTTGGTTGCTTTTGGTGTCTTTTTCGCCCTCATGTTTGCTCTGTGCATCACCAAGTTGAACTTCCAAAACAGGTAG